The segment ATCTTCGCGGAGAACGGGTCGCGCGACTCGACGCCGGCGCTCCTGGAAGAGCTGTGCGCCAAGAACCCGCGCCTGCGCTGGTTCCACTCGGAGACGCCCAACTACGGCGTGGCGCTGAAGGCCGGCATCCTCAAGGCCCGGGGCGCCTACGTGGTGTGTGATGAGATCGACCTGTGCGACCTGACCTTCTACGACGCGGCGCTGCCCCGTCTGGAGCGCGGTGAGGCGGACATGGTCGTGGGCTCCAAGGCGGCCAAGGGCGCGAGCGACCAGCGCCCCCTCGTCCGCCGCGCGGCCACGCGGGTGCACAACAAGCTGCTGCGCGTGGCGCTGGGCTTCCAGGGCACCGACACGCACGGCCTGAAGGCGTTCCGGCGTGAGGCGCTGCTGCCCGTCATCCAGAAGTGCGTGGTGGACATGGACGTGTTCGCCAGCGAGTTCGTCATCCGCGCGTGGCGCGAGGGGCTCAACGTGATGGAGATCCCCATCCAGCTCCACGAGAAGCGCCAGCCGTCCATCCACCTGTTCCGGCGCGTGCCCAACGTGCTCAAGAACGTGGGCAAGCTGTTCTACGTCATCCGCGTTCGCGGGACCTGAAGAGGAGCCCTCCATGCCGGCGGCGCGACTGGCGTCCATCTCCGTCGACCTGGATTCGCTGCCGCACTACTGCCGGATCCACGGGCTGCCCGAGTCGCTGCTGGATGCGCGGGCCCGCACGCTGATCCACCGCGTGGCGGTGCCCCGCTTCCGCGACCTGCTGGCCTCCGTGGGCGCGCCCGGGACGTTCTTCGCCATCGGGGAGGACCTGGAGGCGGACCCCGGCGCGGCGGACGGCATGCGGCGGGCCCACGCGGCGGGCATCGAGGTCGCGAGCCACAGCCACGCCCATGACTACGCGCTCACACGGCGTGGACCGGACGCCATCGCCGAGGACCTGGCGCGCGCGGACGCGGCCATCCTGAAGGCCACCGGCGTGCGGCCCTCCGGCTTCCGGGCCCCCGGCTACACGCTGAACGCGGACCTGTACGCGGCCACCGTGGCACAGGGATACCTGTACGGCTCCTCCACGTTCCCGGCGGCGCCGTACTACGCGGCGAAGGCGGCGGTGATGGGGGCGCTCGCGGCGCTGGGAAGGCCCTCGCGCTCCGTGCTGGACACGCCCCGCGTGCTGCTCGCGCCGCGCGTGCCGTACCGGCCGGACCCCGCCCAGCCCTACCGCCGGGGCGCGGGCGCGGTGGTGGAGCTGCCCATGACGGTGACGCCGGTGGTGCGCTTCCCATTCATCGGCACCTTCGCGACCACGCTGCCTCGCGGCACCATGCGCGCCGCCTACCGGGCGTGCCGGGCGGATGCCTTCTTCAACTTCGAGCTGCACGGCGTGGACGTGCTGGACGCGGCGGACGGCATCCCGCCGGAGCTCGTGCGCCAGCAGCGCGACCTGCGGGTGAGCGCCGCGAAGAAGCAGGAGCGGCTGCGCAGCATCTTCCAGTGGCTGAAGGACGACTTCGACGTCGTCACCCTGCGCGACGCGGCGGGGCGGCTCTCCGCGACGCTGTGAGGGCCTCACCGTGGGCGGCCCCGGGGGCGCCACTTCGTGCCCCGCCTCAGCCCCTTCGAGAGACACGGGGACTCCGCCTCGCGGATCAGCGCGCCGCCTTCAGGGCCTTCCAATCCGCTTCGGCTTGGTCCGCATAGGCCCGCGCGAAGGCGGTGAGCCGCTTCGTGGCCTCCTGCGTGTCGCCGCCCAGCCACGACTCCAGCCGCGTGGCCTGCTCCCGCGTGTGCCCGTGCGCCCGGGCCAGCACCACGCCCGCCTGTTCGACGGTGGAGTGCAGCGCCTTCTTCTTGGAGAGCGCGCCGTCGTCCAGCTTGCCCTTCTCCGGCTCCACCTCGCGCACGAGGAAGGCCCGGCCGCCCATGCTCACCGCGCCCGTGAGCGGGTTCACGTCACCGGCCAGCTCCCGCTGTGCCTCCACGACGTCCGCGCCGTTCGCGGGGCTCGGGGGCGAACCCACGCTGGGGGCCAGCAGCTCCTTCAATTCCAGCAGCACGGGGGGAGCGTTCGGCTCCTTCGCGCCCACGAGCGCGCAGTCGCGCTCCAGGCCGTAGCTGCTGCCCCCCGCGTCCAGACGCCCCGCGAGGTCCAGGACGTTCAGGGGGACGGCCACGCCCTCGGTGCCCTTCAGGGACGTCGCGTACTCCGCCAGCGCCGCTTGCACCGCGGCCTTCCGCGTCGCCTCCAGGGGCCTGAGCGTGTCCGTGGTGAGGAAGCGGGGCCCCTTGGATCCGTCGAACTTCACGTACTTCGCCAGCAGGTCCTTCGCCGACGTGTCGCGCGAGTCACTGATGAGGTCCTTCACGGGGCCGGACGACTCCTTTCGGGTCAGGAACGCGCCCGGGTTCGCATCCCCGTCCGCCAGCAGCTCCAGCGTCTCGACGTAGGCCTCCGCCAGCGTCCGCACCGCCTCCGCCTGCTCCGTGGCCGACAGGCCCGCCCCGCGCGCGGTGAGCACGGCACTGGTGGCCAGCCGCGTGAGGTCCGCCTCCGGCGACGCGGTGCCCGCCTGGTCGAAGTCGTTGAGCCCCCACACCGCCTTGCCCTCCGGTCCCCGGAACGTGCCCAGGTTGCCCAGGTGGGCATCGCCCATCACCAGGATGTCGGGGGCCGGCCGGTCCACCAGCTTCGCCGCCTGCGCGTACGGGCCCCGGAGGTCGGAGTGGAAGAGGGCGGGCATCGCCCGGAACATCGCCGACGGGCTCTCGCGCATCATCGCGAGCTTCTCCTTCAGGCGCGCCGGTGGCAGGTCCAGCTTCGCGTTGAAGTCGCGCACGAAGGCCACCCCCTGGGCGGGCTCCCGCGCGAGTCCTGTCTGGAGCCGCCCCGGGGCGT is part of the Corallococcus soli genome and harbors:
- a CDS encoding glycosyltransferase family 2 protein, whose protein sequence is MALHLSVVIPVYNEESIIAQAAEELRQGLDARGLDYEIIFAENGSRDSTPALLEELCAKNPRLRWFHSETPNYGVALKAGILKARGAYVVCDEIDLCDLTFYDAALPRLERGEADMVVGSKAAKGASDQRPLVRRAATRVHNKLLRVALGFQGTDTHGLKAFRREALLPVIQKCVVDMDVFASEFVIRAWREGLNVMEIPIQLHEKRQPSIHLFRRVPNVLKNVGKLFYVIRVRGT
- a CDS encoding polysaccharide deacetylase family protein; protein product: MPAARLASISVDLDSLPHYCRIHGLPESLLDARARTLIHRVAVPRFRDLLASVGAPGTFFAIGEDLEADPGAADGMRRAHAAGIEVASHSHAHDYALTRRGPDAIAEDLARADAAILKATGVRPSGFRAPGYTLNADLYAATVAQGYLYGSSTFPAAPYYAAKAAVMGALAALGRPSRSVLDTPRVLLAPRVPYRPDPAQPYRRGAGAVVELPMTVTPVVRFPFIGTFATTLPRGTMRAAYRACRADAFFNFELHGVDVLDAADGIPPELVRQQRDLRVSAAKKQERLRSIFQWLKDDFDVVTLRDAAGRLSATL
- a CDS encoding DUF2252 family protein, which produces MRIPPKPPPAPRMPSAGATLVVTVLTLASASALQPQAPLPPSARPHGAVASNAPGRLQTGLAREPAQGVAFVRDFNAKLDLPPARLKEKLAMMRESPSAMFRAMPALFHSDLRGPYAQAAKLVDRPAPDILVMGDAHLGNLGTFRGPEGKAVWGLNDFDQAGTASPEADLTRLATSAVLTARGAGLSATEQAEAVRTLAEAYVETLELLADGDANPGAFLTRKESSGPVKDLISDSRDTSAKDLLAKYVKFDGSKGPRFLTTDTLRPLEATRKAAVQAALAEYATSLKGTEGVAVPLNVLDLAGRLDAGGSSYGLERDCALVGAKEPNAPPVLLELKELLAPSVGSPPSPANGADVVEAQRELAGDVNPLTGAVSMGGRAFLVREVEPEKGKLDDGALSKKKALHSTVEQAGVVLARAHGHTREQATRLESWLGGDTQEATKRLTAFARAYADQAEADWKALKAAR